A stretch of Mastacembelus armatus chromosome 1, fMasArm1.2, whole genome shotgun sequence DNA encodes these proteins:
- the tppp2 gene encoding tubulin polymerization-promoting protein family member 2, translating to MAEGSVSVAEVETSFQKFAVHGDTKATGKEMNGKNFAKLCKDCLIIDGKNVTTTDVDIVFSKVKAKSVRVITFEQFNQAMTELAPKRFKGKSKEEALQQLYGLIVGKEPTNVGVTKVAKARAVDRLTDTSKYTGSHKERFDDSGKGKGKVGREDIPDTSGYVSAYKGSGTYDDKVKEA from the exons ATGGCTGAGGGCTCGGTGTCTGTAGCGGAGGTGGAGACCTCCTTCCAGAAGTTTGCAGTTCACGGAGACACCAAGGCCACAGGGAAGGAAATGAATGGCAAGAACTTTGCGAAGCTCTGCAAGGACTGTCTCATCATAGACGGCAAGAACGTCaccaccacagatgttgacatAGTTTTCAGCAAAGTCAA AGCAAAGTCTGTGAGAGTAATCACATTTGAGCAGTTTAACCAGGCCATGACCGAGTTGGCTCCCAAGCGTTTTAAAGGCAAAAGCAAAGAGGAGGCACTTCAGCAGCTCTATGGGCTCATTGTTGGGAAGGAGCCCACCAATGTTGGAGTCACT AAAGTAGCAAAGGCACGAGCAGTGGACAGACTGACTGATACCTCCAAGTACACCGGCTCTCATAAGGAGCGCTTTGACGACTCaggcaaaggcaaaggaaaAGTGGGGCGAGAGGACATCCCTGACACTAGTGGCTATGTGTCAGCTTATAAGGGCAGCGGCACTTATGATGACAAAGTGAAAGAAGCGTAA